cataagaaaaaatgtgAACAAAAATAGTGTCATCTCCAGTAAGGCTTAAATGTATATTGattttctatatatatatatatatatatatatatttatgaAATAAACCATATAATTATAAGTAGTAGCTTGGAAAAACGCCAAAGTTGTACTTAGAATGAggttttaaaaaaaaattataaaaaaaaaccaagcGAGAAGTCACGCTTATAACGCAAGTGCACGAACTGCATATGTGTTGGATTGCCAAAGATCAATAGGAAGAATATATTTAGAGAAACTCTGTTTTCTTATGTATCTCGCTTACAGCCTATTTCAATGAACCAGTTTGGAATCTCTTTGCCATGAGATCAGCCTTTAAAGAGTTTGAGCCATCGAGACTGTAATTGGAAGAACGCCTTCTCCTGTCATGAAGAAGAGCACCGGATTCGGTTAAATCGCTAGACGAAATGCCGCTTAGAGAACGTGGAAGAAGAGTGTGATGTGGAAGATCGGCGGAGGGAAGGTTTCTGTTTGTTGTTGGTGCTGAGTGGATTTTAGTCTCAATGGGGAAAATCGTGTCTGAGATGCTTGTTCCGTTAGATATGGAAGCGTTCCGGCTTGACCTTCTGGCGGAATGGGAAATGTGGGTCATGGAGTCCTTGGGTGTTAAGGGAAGTACGGTGTGTCTGGATGCACCATCTGTGAGCTTTAGCTTTGGAGTGTCGAGGGTGTAACCATAATTGcagtcatcatcatctagGATGGCAGACTCGCCTTCGAAAAATGGAGACGACCTTCTAGCCGGGACCGGATGGTGcagttgattttttaacctagagttttcttcttttaaagtttcaatTTCCCGTAGAAGTCTTACTACAATAGCGTCTTGCTCCTTTTCCATTTCgtttattatttcttccCTCGAAAGCCTTCTCTGTGCTGACATTGGTGACGAAGAAGGAGACGACGACGTCGAAAGTCTGCGAGGATCACGTGCTACAGCTGGTCTCATGGCTCTTGTAACTGAAGTTTGTCTCTCTCTGCATGGTTTGGCAACAGCCTTCTTGTGTTTTGATTCTTTATTCATGTTTACGGCTCTGGAGGTAGCGATCATTATACTTTATCTTCTATTAATGCTATGATTGATGAATTATACGTATGTATGTATCTGTAAGAAAATAGCCGAATGATTGattatcttttcttatataTGATTCAAGGGAACGAAAAGAAGACAAGATAATGTTAGGCAAGATAGTTTTTTAGACGACTGAGGCCGAAGATAAgctttatatatatgcaaGTCTATTTTTGTACGGGCGAAACCATCTAAGCCAACGATAACAATAGCCAGCTATGATCGTTGAGTACAGCGTGGGGCAATTTTTAGCGTGATTGATAAGGGCGCATTATCTCATCATCCATCGCCAATTTGGGACTCTAACGGCAAACCTCGGATTTCCGTGGAAACGCATGGAAAAATTGATCCGGGCTGTGAGGGGAGTCGAGTCAGTCACTTTTTGGCAACTCTCTCCGTCATGACCACTACTCCGCGGTAGCTGCCAAATTTGGTATTTCCAGGTTGTTTTTTGTGGACAGCCCGCGATCATATGTAAGAGCAGGATGTGTCATCCGCGGGTGAGGTAAACGCTGGCTTGCCATTATGGTTTTTTGGTACGTGTTGAACACGTTGCTTACGATCTTGGTAGGGGCGGGCTGTGATGTGAGAGCCACAAACCCGCTTCCTCGTTGTGGCTCTGGCGCTCCGTTTCTTCTTTCCCCCGCCTTGTAATATGTCGTGCATGCGTCCATGATGATATCGTATTTATTGTATATTGTGGTGATTTCGGCATATTTTAGCACATCTGTAGTATACCACAGAGCTAAAACAACCGATTATAGTCAACATTATACAGCATTATGTCTGGATACTTCAACCATCTTTCTTCGAATGCACATTTCGCAAATATTCAAGCCGATCAGGGCTTCATAGGTGATGCTACTGGCACAAGCAGCGATCATGGCAGTAGTGGCATGGTTGATTTTGCCCTACAACTCGGAGAACTGAGCCTAGAAGAGAAAATACTTAAAGAGTTCACCTTATTCCAGAGCAAGAACATGGACTTATTGCAAGAGACGGCGACGGCGTGTCCGAGTACTAATCCTTCCTTGAGACAGAGCCGAATTCAAGGCTGGTGAACGCCTGATGCGAGCTATACGTTTTGTGCTCACCGTGCACATATGGTGGCTACTTTTCTACTCAAACACGTTTGAAAAACGGCATACGATTAGCTTACAGATTGAACTCAAAGAAGTCGCAATGGGAGGTGCAGAAGATGACGTGTTACTTAGTTTATAATACAatgtgttttatatatCGATTCTTCGTTTATGCATTTCTGGACGATTGCTTTTCACTGTAAATACGCACTAATATTcatgaatataaaaaaatgtaacATCATATCTCAATGTTCTTCTCCGTCAGTCAGATAGTGGCAAGGCTGTGATAGGACATTCTTAGAAcgccaagaaaatcaaaaatttgaacgGTATCTAAATTCATTTGTCGAACCCTTGAAGAAACTCACAGAGCGGGGTATCTactattttgttttcgttcTTTTGAATCTCCGCTACGTCACATTTTCTACAACCCTCAGGTCCCCTCACCACGAAAATCCAAGATTTGTAAAATATGAGCCGCGTATTTCTGCAATGGTAGAAACGATAATGTACCTATCGTACAACGATACATTATTTTAGTGCATTATAAGCCG
This sequence is a window from Saccharomyces cerevisiae S288C chromosome VII, complete sequence. Protein-coding genes within it:
- the RTS3 gene encoding Rts3p (Putative component of the protein phosphatase type 2A complex), producing MIATSRAVNMNKESKHKKAVAKPCRERQTSVTRAMRPAVARDPRRLSTSSSPSSSPMSAQRRLSREEIINEMEKEQDAIVVRLLREIETLKEENSRLKNQLHHPVPARRSSPFFEGESAILDDDDCNYGYTLDTPKLKLTDGASRHTVLPLTPKDSMTHISHSARRSSRNASISNGTSISDTIFPIETKIHSAPTTNRNLPSADLPHHTLLPRSLSGISSSDLTESGALLHDRRRRSSNYSLDGSNSLKADLMAKRFQTGSLK
- a CDS encoding uncharacterized protein (hypothetical protein; identified by sequence comparison with hemiascomycetous yeast species), with the protein product MSGYFNHLSSNAHFANIQADQGFIGDATGTSSDHGSSGMVDFALQLGELSLEEKILKEFTLFQSKNMDLLQETATACPSTNPSLRQSRIQGW